From Geotalea uraniireducens Rf4:
ACCGGAACGATCTCCCGAAACGGATAAAGGGCGGCGTAGGCGGCAATCCTCTCAAGCAGAGCTTCCTTGGCCACCAGGTCGATCTTGTTGATGACGAGGAGCACCGGCGCGTCCGCATTGGCCAAAAGTTCGAGAATCATTCCTTCCTGGTTTGCCGGCTTTGCATCCGCCTCTACGAGGAAGAGAATTACATCCACCTCTTTGATGGACGACAACGCCACGTCCACCATGTACTTGTTCAGCTTCGATTTGGCACGATGGATACCGGGGGTATCGATAAACACCATCTGACAGCCGGGCAGGTTATGGATACCCTGAATGCGGTTCCTTGTGGTCTGCGGCTTATCAGAGGTGATGACGATCTTGTCGCCGAGGATGCGGTTTAAAAGCGTCGATTTCCCCACGTTGGGCCGGCCGATAATGGAAACGAAACCGGAACGGAACTGCTTTTCAGTCAAAACTACCTCCTTGATTTTTAAAGTACTTTCGGTCTTATCAACACATAGATATACGGGAATTCTGCTGCTAAGGGAAGCAAAGAAATCACCCGTATTCCAGATCCCTGATCATATCTCCATGCAGCCTGTCTCCGCCCCGTTCAACGGAAAACTCAAAGGGGGACAGGGCCGGATCGCCCCGGACATTCTTCACCGTCAGGCCGTAGATTTGTCCAAGGCGCGCCACATTTCCCCGCTTGTGGCCGATCACTGCCGAAATCCTGGATGGGGCGCAGATGATTTCAACGGAAGATCCGCGGCGCATACCGCTCGTCATCCTGCGGAGAAGGTCAAAACAGAGTTCCGCCTCCACGAGATGGCGAAAGGCGGGGTGATAGGGACCAGCAAGGACGGTCCCGGCCGTTTCCAGTTCCGCCGTAGGTTGCAGCCCCATGCGAATCACCGGAATAGCCGCCTTCCACGCACGGTGAAGCATGGCCTTGCAGAGCAGCACGGCGGTTCCGATGGAGAGGGGCCGATAGGAGCCGATTTCATAGAAATCCGCCAGTTTCGTGCCGGCAATGACCAGCGTGGGATAGATGCGGAGAAAATCCGGCTGGAGGGCAATGACCCGCGCTAAGGAATCCATGGCCTTTTCCGACGTATCACCGGGAAGACCCGGCATCAGCTGAGCCCCCAGAGCAAGTCCGGCCTCCCGCAGCATACGGCTGGCTCGCGCCACATCGGCAGAGGTGTGACCGCGACCGGCAAGGTCAAGAACGTCATCGGCCATGGACTGTACCCCCAACTCCACGGTCTTGACTCCCATTTCCCGCAAGAACTGGACGGTCTGTAAATCGATCGCATCCGGCCTGGTGGAAACCCTTATCGACCCGACCTCGCCTGAGGCAACGAGCGGCTGCAGCGGTTTCAGAAGCCCTTCCTGCACAGCCGGCGAAAGCGCGGTGAAAGTACCGCCGTAAAAGGCGACCCCCACGGAACGACATCTGCCGGAGTCCCGGTAAGAAGCAATTTTGGCAAGGATTTCCGTTCCGGTGGGGAACTCCCCGACGGCGCCCGCAATCTTGACCTGGTCACAGAATACACACTTGTGGGGACAACCGCGGTGGGAAATAAAGAATGGAACAATCGGCTGCTTCATGACGGGGTGATGCGAATCGATTCCAGGCGCGCAATCCCCTCCCGCGCCGCTGCCTGTTCCGCCTCTTTCTTGCTCCGGCCGGCCCCTTCCCCCATCCGCTCGTCGCCGATGAATAACGCAACGGTAAAACTCCGCTCATGGTCAGGTCCCGATATCCCCCGCAGGACATAGCGCGGCATGGAGCCGCGCAACGCATGGGCCAGTTCCTGAAATTCGGTCTTATAATCCCTGCCCGCAGACAAAACTTCGCGACCGGCCATTAAACGGGCAAAATGTGCTTCGACGAGTCGTTGAACGGGCTCGATGCCGCCATCCAGATAGACGGCTGCCATGAGCGCTTCATAGGCATCGGCCAGGAGCGACCGCTTCCTCCGCCCGCCACTTCTCTCCTCACCGCGGCCGAGCTTCAGAAAAGCGCCCAGGCCGATCTCTTCGGCAAGTGACGCCAGGCTCCCCTCGTCCACCAGCGAGGCCCTGATCTTGGTCAGGGCCCCTTCCCGGCTGTCGGGAAACCGTTCGAGAAGCATCCGGCTCAAGAGAAAATCGATGACAGCGTCGCCGAAAAATTCGAGTCGCTGATTGTCCTTAGTCCACTTACCGCCGCTTTCGTTGACAAAGGAACGGTGGGTCAAGGCTTCAGTCAAAAGGGAGCGGTCGGCAAAATGATAGTTGATGGCGCTTTCCAGTCCTGCAAGTAAGTTACTTCTGTCGTCGGTCATAAATTCCATCACTATGGAGCTGTAAATGAATAACGTGGTCAAAATTGCGTTCAGATTTAGGTCGGATTTGGCCGAACTGATTGAGCTAAACCGCAGACGTAGCACGGCTACGTTGAGGATTTGGCGATTGAAGATCGGCTAAAGATGACCTGAAGATGAGATGCAAGATGCCCATGTTATTTGTTTACAGTTCCTTATATTGACTGCGTTGATCCTCAATGGTTTCCACAAATATCCATACCGCACCACTATAACCAAATGCCTTGTTTTTTTCAATAGATATGCGATTTTCATGCGATTTTGTCTTGATTAATTCCACCCCCTCCCCTATAATTTATCGATTTACAGAGTAGTGGAGCGCTTGACATGGGCTGTTTTATAACGTTTGAAGGGGTCGAGGGGTGCGGCAAAACCACCCAGATCAAGCTTCTTGCGCAACATCTTACGGAACAAGGTCACACGGTGATAGTCACCCGTGAGCCGGGGGGCTGCCCCATAGCCGACCAGGCACGTGCCATCCTCCTGGACGCTGACAA
This genomic window contains:
- the rnc gene encoding ribonuclease III, which gives rise to MTDDRSNLLAGLESAINYHFADRSLLTEALTHRSFVNESGGKWTKDNQRLEFFGDAVIDFLLSRMLLERFPDSREGALTKIRASLVDEGSLASLAEEIGLGAFLKLGRGEERSGGRRKRSLLADAYEALMAAVYLDGGIEPVQRLVEAHFARLMAGREVLSAGRDYKTEFQELAHALRGSMPRYVLRGISGPDHERSFTVALFIGDERMGEGAGRSKKEAEQAAAREGIARLESIRITPS
- the era gene encoding GTPase Era; protein product: MTEKQFRSGFVSIIGRPNVGKSTLLNRILGDKIVITSDKPQTTRNRIQGIHNLPGCQMVFIDTPGIHRAKSKLNKYMVDVALSSIKEVDVILFLVEADAKPANQEGMILELLANADAPVLLVINKIDLVAKEALLERIAAYAALYPFREIVPVSALSGDGVERLVEVVHGFIPAGPPYFPDDILTDLPERFIVAEMIREKIFRLTHDEVPYSVAVVVESFKERADGLVSIAAAINVERESQKGIVIGKKGEMLKRIGMQARREIEELLDTKVFLELFVRVSKEWSENTRMLKEFGYE
- a CDS encoding elongator complex protein 3, producing MKQPIVPFFISHRGCPHKCVFCDQVKIAGAVGEFPTGTEILAKIASYRDSGRCRSVGVAFYGGTFTALSPAVQEGLLKPLQPLVASGEVGSIRVSTRPDAIDLQTVQFLREMGVKTVELGVQSMADDVLDLAGRGHTSADVARASRMLREAGLALGAQLMPGLPGDTSEKAMDSLARVIALQPDFLRIYPTLVIAGTKLADFYEIGSYRPLSIGTAVLLCKAMLHRAWKAAIPVIRMGLQPTAELETAGTVLAGPYHPAFRHLVEAELCFDLLRRMTSGMRRGSSVEIICAPSRISAVIGHKRGNVARLGQIYGLTVKNVRGDPALSPFEFSVERGGDRLHGDMIRDLEYG